From the genome of Parazoarcus communis, one region includes:
- a CDS encoding ureidoglycolate lyase has protein sequence MTTALAVQPLRVEPLSREAFAPFGEVIEASDAVKHFTINAGNTERYHDLANIEPGADGRVIVSIFRGQPRALPFRVEMMERHPLASQAFIPMSGKPYLVVVAPAGEAPTAAQLRVFLARGDQGVNYATGVWHHPLLALGGVCDFLVVDRAGPRQNCDEITLDTVGVIDCAPL, from the coding sequence ATGACCACTGCCCTTGCAGTGCAGCCGCTTCGGGTCGAGCCGCTGAGCCGCGAGGCCTTCGCGCCTTTCGGCGAGGTCATCGAGGCCAGCGATGCGGTAAAGCACTTCACCATCAACGCCGGTAACACTGAGCGTTACCACGATCTGGCGAACATCGAACCCGGCGCAGACGGCCGGGTGATCGTGTCCATCTTTCGCGGCCAGCCACGCGCCCTGCCCTTCCGCGTCGAGATGATGGAGCGCCATCCGCTGGCGAGCCAGGCCTTCATCCCGATGTCGGGCAAGCCCTACCTGGTGGTGGTGGCGCCTGCGGGCGAGGCGCCGACGGCTGCGCAGCTGCGGGTGTTCCTGGCCCGTGGCGATCAGGGCGTGAACTACGCCACCGGCGTCTGGCACCACCCGCTGCTCGCGCTGGGTGGGGTGTGCGACTTCCTCGTGGTCGACCGCGCAGGGCCGCGCCAAAACTGCGACGAGATCACGCTCGACACCGTCGGCGTAATCGACTGCGCCCCGCTTTGA
- the alc gene encoding allantoicase: MASHTPGAPVFAQPADLPEWALRSVDLASTRLGAKALFASDDFFAEVARMLNPEPAQFVPGKFDTNGKWMDGWESRRKRVAGYDWALVRLGVKGVIRGFDVDTSHFTGNYPPAVSIEACVSESDEVEVLKAASWTEILPATPLGPSAHHLLECASDAAWTHLRVNIFPDGGIARLRVYGRPVGGLENAAPDALVDLVAMENGGRAVSWNDASFGSSAAALMLPGPGKNMGDGWETRRRREPGNDWCVLELGAPGTIEKIEVDTAFFKGNFPDRCSVQAAFVSGGTDRSITTESMFWHTLLPEQKLAADSIHTYVEELAKLGTVSHVRFNIFPDGGVSRLRLWGKVAASSARTGS; this comes from the coding sequence ATGGCCAGTCACACCCCCGGCGCCCCCGTCTTTGCCCAGCCCGCCGATCTGCCCGAATGGGCACTGCGCTCGGTCGATCTCGCCAGCACCCGTCTGGGTGCGAAGGCGCTGTTCGCGTCCGATGACTTCTTTGCCGAAGTCGCCCGCATGCTCAATCCGGAGCCGGCGCAGTTCGTGCCCGGCAAGTTCGACACCAACGGCAAGTGGATGGATGGCTGGGAGTCGCGCCGCAAGCGCGTCGCAGGCTACGACTGGGCGCTGGTCAGGCTCGGCGTGAAGGGCGTGATCCGTGGTTTCGACGTCGATACCAGCCACTTCACCGGCAACTATCCGCCGGCGGTCTCGATCGAGGCCTGCGTGTCCGAGTCCGACGAGGTCGAGGTGCTCAAGGCGGCAAGCTGGACTGAGATCCTGCCGGCGACGCCGCTCGGCCCGAGCGCACACCACCTGCTCGAATGCGCGAGCGACGCGGCGTGGACGCACCTGCGCGTCAACATCTTTCCCGACGGCGGCATTGCCCGTCTGCGGGTGTATGGCCGCCCGGTGGGCGGACTGGAGAATGCCGCACCGGATGCGCTGGTCGATCTGGTGGCGATGGAAAACGGCGGTCGTGCAGTGTCGTGGAACGACGCGAGCTTTGGTTCATCGGCCGCGGCGCTGATGCTGCCCGGCCCCGGCAAGAACATGGGCGATGGCTGGGAGACCCGCCGCCGCCGCGAGCCCGGCAACGACTGGTGCGTGCTTGAGTTGGGCGCGCCCGGCACGATCGAGAAGATCGAGGTCGACACCGCCTTCTTCAAGGGCAATTTCCCCGACCGCTGCTCGGTACAGGCCGCGTTCGTGAGCGGCGGCACTGATCGCTCGATCACCACCGAGAGCATGTTCTGGCACACCCTGCTGCCCGAGCAGAAGCTGGCGGCGGATTCGATCCACACCTATGTCGAGGAGCTGGCGAAGCTCGGCACGGTGAGCCACGTGCGCTTCAACATCTTTCCCGACGGTGGCGTGTCGCGTCTGCGTCTGTGGGGCAAGGTCGCCGCGAGCTCGGCGCGGACTGGTTCATGA
- the puuE gene encoding allantoinase PuuE, protein MKPDSNYPRDLIGYGRNPPHANWPGKARVAVQFVLNYEEGGENCVLHGDPGSEQFLSELFNAASYPERHMSMEGIYEYGSRVGAWRILREFERRGLPLTIFGVSTALERHPEMTAAFREFGHEIACHGWKWIHYQGVDEEIEREHMRIGMEIIERLTGERALGWYTGRDSPNTRRLVADYGGFLYDSDYYGDDLPFWTQVEKTDGSTTPHLIVPYTLDTNDMRFALPQGFSHGDEFFEYLRDAFDVMYAEGEERPAMMSVGMHCRLLGRPGRFRALQRFLDHIEKHDRVWVCRRVDVARHWIEHHPHP, encoded by the coding sequence ATGAAGCCTGATTCGAACTACCCCCGCGACCTCATCGGCTACGGCCGCAACCCCCCGCATGCCAACTGGCCGGGCAAGGCCCGCGTGGCGGTGCAGTTCGTACTGAACTACGAGGAGGGTGGCGAGAACTGCGTGCTCCACGGCGACCCGGGCAGCGAACAGTTTCTGTCTGAGCTGTTCAACGCCGCCAGCTACCCCGAGCGCCACATGTCGATGGAAGGCATCTACGAGTACGGCTCGCGGGTCGGCGCATGGCGCATCCTGCGCGAGTTCGAGCGTCGGGGGCTGCCGCTGACCATCTTCGGTGTGTCGACTGCGCTCGAGCGTCACCCTGAAATGACCGCGGCCTTCCGCGAGTTCGGCCACGAGATCGCCTGTCATGGCTGGAAGTGGATTCACTATCAGGGCGTGGATGAGGAGATCGAGCGAGAACACATGCGCATCGGCATGGAGATCATCGAGCGCCTCACCGGCGAACGTGCGCTGGGCTGGTACACCGGACGCGACTCCCCCAACACCCGGCGCCTGGTCGCGGACTACGGCGGTTTTCTGTATGACTCCGACTACTACGGCGACGATCTGCCGTTCTGGACCCAGGTCGAGAAAACCGACGGCAGCACCACGCCGCACCTGATCGTGCCTTACACGCTCGACACCAACGACATGCGCTTCGCGCTGCCGCAGGGCTTCTCCCACGGAGACGAGTTCTTCGAGTATCTGCGCGACGCGTTCGACGTGATGTATGCCGAAGGCGAAGAGCGTCCGGCCATGATGAGCGTCGGCATGCACTGCCGCCTGCTCGGAAGGCCGGGGCGTTTCCGCGCGCTGCAGCGCTTCCTCGACCATATCGAGAAGCACGATCGCGTGTGGGTGTGCCGCCGCGTGGACGTCGCGCGTCACTGGATCGAACACCACCCGCATCCCTGA
- a CDS encoding NCS1 family transporter, with protein MTTNTEAIRTPGLQPGSEHTATTGHGKGLGEESLAPQQTRIMGKWSYLLAWFGGCVSIGTFAMGSSIVGTLNLLQATVAIAVGCFVIGIALAINGAAGYKYGIPFVVQARSAFGFAGTKFPGLVRAVPAIVWYGFQSWVGAGALNAVSASLFGFDNLVFWFIVFQFLQIGLSVLGFQGIKWLENIGSGFILVSLTYMFFSVIDKYGDVITERLVNIEGTWGMPFWGATMLFLGIYSTMMLNVSDYARELEKGVRRAPLTTIYAMSILPCTLFMGLIGLMVSGATGVADPIQVFSSAVDNKPLLIATLLFITFAQVTTNVLNNVVPPTYVLMDVFKLSFRSSAIIVGLLAFCTFPWELVKDESAAGLQFFVQTYSAFLGPIFAVLVVDYYIIRRRTLDLGKLYDENGPYRGVNYAGIVASLIGAGVALSFSSVSWYASLLPAGLSYWLLMKNWSACKRFCEN; from the coding sequence GCAGCGAGCACACGGCCACAACCGGCCACGGCAAGGGGCTGGGTGAAGAATCCCTGGCGCCGCAGCAGACCCGCATCATGGGCAAGTGGTCCTATCTGCTGGCGTGGTTCGGCGGTTGCGTGTCGATCGGCACTTTCGCCATGGGCTCGAGCATCGTCGGTACGCTCAATCTGTTGCAGGCCACGGTTGCCATCGCGGTGGGCTGCTTCGTGATCGGTATCGCGCTGGCCATCAACGGCGCTGCGGGCTACAAGTACGGCATTCCCTTTGTGGTTCAGGCGCGCTCGGCGTTCGGGTTTGCCGGAACCAAGTTTCCGGGGCTGGTACGGGCGGTGCCGGCCATCGTCTGGTATGGCTTCCAGAGCTGGGTGGGGGCAGGGGCGCTCAACGCGGTGTCGGCCTCATTGTTTGGCTTCGACAACCTGGTGTTCTGGTTCATCGTGTTCCAGTTCCTGCAGATCGGCCTGTCGGTGCTCGGCTTCCAGGGCATCAAGTGGCTGGAGAACATCGGCAGCGGCTTCATCCTGGTGTCGCTGACCTACATGTTCTTCAGCGTCATCGACAAGTACGGCGATGTCATCACCGAGCGGCTGGTCAACATCGAAGGCACCTGGGGCATGCCATTCTGGGGCGCGACCATGCTCTTCCTCGGCATCTACAGCACCATGATGCTCAACGTCAGCGACTATGCACGAGAACTCGAGAAAGGCGTGCGCCGTGCGCCGCTGACGACGATTTACGCCATGTCCATCCTCCCGTGCACGCTGTTCATGGGCCTGATCGGGCTGATGGTGTCGGGTGCGACCGGTGTGGCCGATCCGATCCAGGTGTTTTCCAGCGCGGTAGACAACAAGCCGCTGCTGATCGCGACGCTGCTCTTCATTACCTTTGCGCAGGTCACCACCAACGTGCTCAACAACGTGGTACCGCCAACCTATGTGCTGATGGACGTGTTCAAGCTGTCGTTCCGCAGCTCGGCGATCATCGTCGGCCTGCTCGCCTTCTGCACCTTTCCGTGGGAACTGGTCAAGGACGAGTCCGCTGCCGGCCTGCAGTTTTTTGTGCAGACCTATTCGGCATTCCTGGGGCCGATCTTCGCGGTGCTGGTCGTGGATTACTACATCATCCGCCGCCGCACGCTCGATCTGGGCAAACTGTATGACGAGAACGGCCCTTATCGCGGTGTGAACTACGCCGGTATCGTGGCTTCGCTCATCGGTGCCGGCGTCGCGCTGAGCTTTTCCTCGGTGTCCTGGTATGCCAGCCTGTTGCCGGCCGGCCTCAGCTACTGGCTGTTGATGAAGAACTGGAGCGCTTGCAAGCGCTTTTGCGAAAACTGA